One segment of Psychromonas sp. psych-6C06 DNA contains the following:
- a CDS encoding abortive infection family protein: MKKEIPAPVIAVVSQNLPDIETHAGINNLFLYADAPGEPPEGSKTVKVQEWLRRINKESEHPLQILGKLIEIHMELPEQDEQDQVLWGHNVTNHKKEFKEKLLSIFGKCNLTYTSGGHISDGSSAPSKALSELIKGRDIPSIDAEFTRALANVNSEPREAVSAACNILESIFKVYIADECLDKPQKQDLQNVWKLVRNDLGFDPKLVQDDDLKKVLTGIISIVDGIGAFRTHASSAHGEGRKIYNLKPRHARLAIHSAHTISLFILETWDERRQNN, translated from the coding sequence ATGAAAAAAGAAATCCCAGCCCCTGTTATCGCGGTTGTCTCTCAAAACCTTCCCGATATAGAAACACATGCGGGCATAAATAACCTGTTTTTATATGCTGATGCACCAGGGGAACCTCCAGAAGGCTCAAAGACGGTGAAGGTTCAAGAATGGCTTAGAAGAATAAATAAAGAGTCAGAGCACCCATTACAAATATTGGGGAAATTGATTGAGATTCATATGGAGTTACCAGAACAAGACGAACAAGATCAGGTTTTGTGGGGCCATAACGTAACAAACCATAAAAAAGAGTTCAAAGAAAAGCTATTATCAATCTTTGGCAAGTGCAATCTTACTTACACTTCTGGCGGACATATTTCTGATGGTAGCTCAGCTCCAAGTAAAGCTTTGTCAGAGCTTATCAAAGGTCGGGATATTCCATCAATTGATGCTGAGTTTACTAGAGCACTAGCCAATGTAAACTCAGAGCCAAGAGAAGCAGTATCAGCTGCATGTAATATTTTAGAGTCAATCTTTAAAGTTTATATCGCGGATGAATGCTTGGATAAACCTCAAAAACAAGATCTTCAAAATGTCTGGAAGCTAGTTCGCAACGATCTAGGTTTCGATCCTAAATTGGTTCAAGATGATGATCTCAAAAAAGTCCTAACAGGAATTATTTCAATAGTTGATGGGATTGGAGCTTTCCGTACTCATGCCAGCTCGGCTCATGGTGAAGGCCGTAAAATCTATAATCTAAAGCCAAGACATGCTCGACTCGCTATTCATTCTGCTCATACTATTTCCCTCTTTATTCTAGAAACTTGGGATGAGCGGAGACAAAATAACTAA
- a CDS encoding pseudouridine synthase, protein MSHSPVKKPKNKFGNASKPAKKKGKKPTHFNVKKPAHKTYATKKPLPQSMQKIVLFNKPFDVLSQFTDEGDRMTLKDFINIPDIYAAGRLDRDSEGLLLLTNDGILQAKITQPGEKTDKTYWAQVEGAPTEADLEKLRKGVELKDGLTLPAKVSIMDKPKVWDRYPPIRERANIPTTWLAITINEGRNRQVRRMTANIGFPTLRLIRYSIGEWSIDGIENGKYKEL, encoded by the coding sequence GTGAGTCATTCCCCCGTTAAAAAGCCTAAGAATAAGTTCGGTAACGCCTCAAAACCGGCCAAGAAAAAAGGCAAAAAGCCAACTCATTTTAATGTTAAAAAGCCCGCGCATAAAACCTATGCGACTAAAAAGCCTTTACCGCAATCGATGCAAAAAATCGTGTTGTTTAATAAGCCTTTTGATGTACTAAGCCAGTTCACCGATGAAGGTGATCGAATGACCTTAAAAGACTTTATTAATATTCCAGATATCTATGCAGCCGGCCGTTTAGACAGAGACAGCGAGGGGTTATTACTGCTTACCAACGATGGTATTTTACAGGCTAAGATCACCCAGCCCGGCGAAAAAACCGATAAGACCTATTGGGCACAAGTAGAAGGCGCACCAACGGAAGCTGATCTTGAAAAGTTACGTAAAGGGGTTGAACTTAAAGATGGACTAACCTTACCTGCAAAAGTAAGCATCATGGACAAACCTAAGGTCTGGGATCGCTATCCACCGATTCGTGAACGCGCCAACATCCCCACCACTTGGCTTGCAATCACCATCAATGAAGGTCGTAACCGTCAAGTACGCCGCATGACCGCAAACATCGGTTTTCCAACGCTTCGTTTGATTCGTTATTCGATTGGTGAATGGTCGATTGATGGGATTGAGAATGGGAAATACAAAGAGCTGTAA
- a CDS encoding NADP-dependent isocitrate dehydrogenase has product MTDKSAKIIYTLTDEAPALATHSLLPIVNAFTKAADIAVETRDISVAARIISHFSDCLTAEQQLPDSLAELGELAKTPEANIIKLPNVSASIPQLQAAIKELQSHGYALPDFPEVPANAAEEETKARYARVLGSAVNPVLREGNSDRRVADAVKQYAQDNPHRMGAWSKESKSHVANMTDGDFYSAEQSVVLEQDDDVKIEFTNAAGETSVLKASTPVLKDELIDSSRMSAKALRAYFEKEMTEAKENNIMLSLHLKATMMKVSDPIMFGHAVTVYFKDVFTKHAELFKELGVDERNGLGDVYAKIENIDAAKKAEVEADIQAVYATRPSLAMVDSDKGITNLHVPSDVIIDASMPAMVRSSGQMWNTEGKLEDTKALIPDRCYAGIYEETIKFCRENGAFDPATMGNVSNVGLMAQKAEEYGSHDKTFQIAEAGTVKVINQAGDVLMSHDVEQGDIWRMCQAKDIPIRDWVRLGVSRAQATGQPAVFWLDENRAHDANLIKKVNTYLQDHDTTGLEIKILSPVEACKYSLQRVKEGKNTISVTGNVLRDYLTDLFPILELGTSAKMLSIVPLLNGGGLFETGAGGSAPKHVQQFVEENHLRWDSLGEFLALAVSIEDIAAKTGNAQAVVLAEALHAANGKFLKEDKSPSRKVNELDNRGSHFYLALYWAEALAAQTTDAALQAQFTPLAKALVENEATIVAELNGAQGVEVDLGGYFHTDQDKVAKAMRPSKTLNDALANI; this is encoded by the coding sequence ATGACAGATAAATCAGCTAAGATCATCTATACATTAACGGATGAAGCGCCAGCACTTGCAACACACTCTTTACTACCAATTGTTAACGCATTCACTAAAGCGGCTGACATTGCTGTTGAAACTCGTGACATCTCTGTTGCTGCTCGTATTATTTCTCACTTCTCTGATTGTTTAACTGCTGAGCAACAATTACCAGATTCACTGGCTGAATTAGGTGAATTGGCTAAGACGCCAGAAGCAAACATTATCAAGCTACCTAACGTAAGCGCTTCAATTCCACAGCTACAAGCTGCGATTAAAGAGCTTCAATCACACGGTTACGCTTTACCAGACTTCCCTGAAGTACCTGCAAATGCAGCAGAAGAAGAAACTAAAGCGCGTTATGCACGTGTTTTAGGCTCTGCTGTAAACCCAGTTTTACGTGAAGGTAACTCTGACCGTCGTGTTGCAGATGCTGTTAAACAGTACGCACAAGATAACCCGCACCGTATGGGCGCATGGTCTAAAGAATCTAAATCACACGTTGCTAACATGACTGATGGTGATTTCTACAGCGCTGAGCAATCTGTTGTTTTAGAACAAGATGACGATGTTAAAATCGAATTTACAAATGCAGCTGGCGAAACCTCAGTATTAAAAGCCTCTACGCCAGTTCTTAAAGATGAGCTAATTGATTCATCTCGCATGAGCGCTAAAGCATTACGTGCTTACTTTGAAAAAGAGATGACTGAAGCAAAAGAAAACAACATCATGCTTTCACTTCACCTTAAAGCTACGATGATGAAAGTGTCTGATCCAATTATGTTTGGTCACGCAGTAACGGTTTACTTTAAAGATGTATTTACCAAGCACGCTGAGCTGTTTAAAGAGCTAGGTGTTGATGAGCGTAACGGTTTAGGTGATGTTTACGCTAAAATCGAAAATATTGATGCAGCTAAAAAAGCTGAAGTAGAAGCGGATATCCAAGCGGTTTACGCAACACGTCCAAGCCTTGCAATGGTTGACTCTGATAAAGGTATCACTAACCTTCACGTACCAAGTGACGTTATCATCGATGCTTCTATGCCTGCAATGGTGCGTTCAAGCGGTCAAATGTGGAACACGGAAGGCAAACTTGAAGATACTAAAGCATTAATTCCAGATCGTTGTTACGCAGGTATCTACGAAGAAACAATTAAATTCTGTCGTGAAAATGGTGCATTTGATCCAGCGACAATGGGTAACGTATCAAACGTTGGCCTAATGGCGCAAAAAGCGGAAGAGTACGGTTCACACGATAAAACTTTCCAAATTGCAGAAGCAGGTACGGTTAAAGTGATTAACCAAGCAGGCGACGTATTAATGTCTCACGACGTTGAGCAAGGTGATATTTGGCGTATGTGCCAAGCGAAAGACATTCCAATTCGTGACTGGGTACGTTTAGGTGTTAGCCGTGCACAAGCAACAGGTCAACCTGCGGTGTTCTGGTTAGATGAAAACCGCGCACATGATGCAAACCTAATCAAGAAGGTAAATACTTACCTACAAGATCACGATACAACGGGGTTAGAGATTAAAATCCTATCGCCAGTTGAAGCTTGTAAATACTCATTACAACGCGTTAAAGAGGGTAAAAACACTATCTCTGTAACGGGTAACGTTTTACGTGATTACTTAACTGACTTATTCCCAATTTTAGAGCTGGGTACAAGTGCTAAAATGCTTTCAATTGTTCCTCTTCTTAATGGCGGTGGTCTATTTGAAACAGGTGCTGGTGGATCTGCGCCTAAACACGTTCAACAGTTTGTTGAAGAAAACCACTTACGTTGGGATTCTTTAGGTGAGTTCTTAGCACTTGCTGTATCAATTGAAGATATCGCTGCAAAAACGGGTAATGCACAGGCGGTGGTATTGGCTGAAGCGTTACATGCTGCCAACGGTAAGTTCCTTAAAGAAGATAAATCTCCTTCTCGTAAAGTGAATGAGCTTGATAACCGTGGTAGTCACTTCTACCTAGCACTATACTGGGCTGAAGCACTTGCTGCACAAACAACAGATGCTGCACTTCAAGCACAGTTCACACCTCTTGCTAAAGCATTAGTTGAAAACGAAGCGACGATTGTTGCAGAGTTGAATGGTGCACAGGGTGTTGAAGTTGATTTAGGTGGTTACTTCCATACTGATCAGGATAAAGTAGCAAAAGCGATGCGTCCAAGTAAAACATTGAATGATGCATTAGCAAACATTTAA
- a CDS encoding response regulator transcription factor, producing the protein MFHIAILGDNLPRCELLTKVLKKARYRVTCLQEETQLSNTLTHLNADLVLMEYSNPNNDLLKLISDISQSFAIPILLLTSSEHQQYAIEGLRSGADQYLIKPHSNSTLLVFIEVLLRRVALEQQRAAFQHCSQQFSLKIARLPLTETEQSLVQYLSKSAGDIISKMTLQKEVLKKELCPFDRNLDVHISNIRRKMQGAGLSKQHIKTVHGQGYRFSEQLL; encoded by the coding sequence ATGTTTCATATTGCTATTCTCGGTGATAATTTGCCACGCTGTGAATTATTAACAAAGGTGTTAAAAAAAGCGCGTTATCGTGTTACTTGTTTACAGGAGGAAACCCAACTTTCTAATACTCTAACGCATTTAAATGCTGATCTTGTGCTTATGGAGTACAGTAACCCAAACAATGATTTATTAAAGTTAATCAGTGATATCAGTCAGAGTTTTGCGATTCCTATTCTTTTACTCACCTCCTCAGAGCATCAGCAATATGCAATTGAAGGCTTACGTTCAGGAGCGGATCAATACCTCATTAAACCTCATAGTAATAGTACATTGTTGGTATTTATTGAAGTGCTATTACGCCGTGTTGCACTCGAGCAACAACGTGCCGCATTTCAACATTGTAGCCAGCAGTTTTCATTAAAGATTGCACGTTTACCATTAACTGAAACCGAACAATCATTAGTGCAATATTTAAGTAAAAGTGCAGGTGATATTATCTCTAAAATGACTTTGCAAAAAGAGGTACTCAAGAAAGAGCTTTGTCCCTTTGATCGTAATTTAGATGTGCATATCAGCAACATCCGCCGAAAGATGCAGGGAGCAGGGCTTTCCAAACAACATATTAAAACAGTGCATGGCCAAGGCTATCGTTTTTCTGAACAACTGCTTTAA
- a CDS encoding TonB-dependent siderophore receptor gives MFKKSQLALLVGSALASSFATANTEQVDTENSVVDERMVVTGTKASYKTDSNTGSMRMEMTQLETPGQVTVIDEQIIDEQRASTLGQVLKNDSSISAEGNSRNRERFSLRGFQLSSSSGFLRDGKQHWSHYRQPIELLESVEVLKGPAGLLYGKSAPGGLVNMITKKPTAETQLSFSQDIGSDNEIRSTLDVSGSLNESQSLRSRLVLSKQDSESWRTYSDGSSPKTDRFVGGLFVDYDLSDNLTVSVHYDKTIDDSSVDSGAYVKDGEVVLGDDYIWDAQWSNIKNDVQNVGIDVDAQLSTDWSLNVSYNHQNFKRHDVESYPKEEGYDPATGTYSHSGSDRSDHWVFQTASVDLVGDFETAGLGHQFLVGTNWLGYSYDRLQYSLKKEQTTVGQPTASPEIDGSKDPRISDSSYDTYGFYVQDMLTINDSWQVLAGVRYDQNITHGKEGEADYKEDAIVPKLALIYHPASNGSIYLTYSESFEPQGEISDANAINDGQKLDPLTGKLYELGSKWELFDNQLFVSGALFEITQENSVINVDLGNDMYEATQAGERVHRGAELALQGYLTENFSMSGSGTYLDAEYTVDENYQGNRPADVPEFSASIWSRYEFVNNTDVNLGAIYVGSRFGDSANTFKKDAYTRFDFGVAHNLKYDQDLEFVFRLNIENIFDTGYYAGGGSTGGDYQQNGAQNVVIGEGRNFMATVQVRY, from the coding sequence ATGTTTAAGAAAAGTCAGTTGGCATTATTAGTTGGGTCAGCGTTAGCGTCGTCATTCGCCACTGCAAATACCGAGCAAGTTGACACTGAAAACAGTGTCGTCGATGAACGCATGGTTGTGACTGGGACAAAAGCAAGTTACAAAACCGATAGCAATACTGGCTCAATGCGTATGGAGATGACCCAACTTGAAACACCGGGGCAAGTGACGGTAATCGATGAACAGATTATTGACGAGCAACGTGCCAGCACATTAGGTCAGGTATTAAAAAATGATTCAAGCATTTCAGCTGAAGGTAATAGCCGTAATCGTGAGCGCTTCTCTCTTCGTGGTTTTCAATTAAGTAGCAGCAGTGGTTTTTTACGTGATGGTAAACAGCATTGGTCACATTACCGCCAACCAATCGAATTACTGGAGTCGGTTGAAGTCTTAAAAGGGCCTGCAGGGCTCTTGTATGGTAAATCAGCGCCGGGTGGTCTAGTGAATATGATCACTAAAAAGCCAACTGCGGAAACACAACTATCATTCAGCCAAGATATTGGTTCAGATAATGAAATTCGAAGTACTTTAGATGTCAGTGGTTCACTCAATGAGTCGCAATCATTACGTAGCCGTTTAGTTTTATCAAAACAAGACTCTGAATCTTGGCGCACATACAGTGATGGCTCTTCGCCTAAAACAGACCGTTTTGTCGGTGGCCTTTTTGTTGATTACGACCTTTCTGATAATCTGACTGTCTCGGTTCATTATGATAAAACCATTGACGATAGCAGTGTTGATTCTGGTGCATATGTAAAAGATGGTGAAGTCGTGTTAGGTGATGACTACATTTGGGATGCACAGTGGTCAAATATTAAAAATGATGTTCAAAATGTGGGTATTGATGTCGATGCACAGCTATCAACTGATTGGTCACTAAACGTGAGTTACAACCATCAAAACTTTAAACGTCATGATGTAGAGAGCTATCCAAAGGAAGAAGGTTATGATCCTGCAACGGGCACATATTCACATAGCGGGAGCGATCGAAGCGATCACTGGGTATTCCAAACGGCAAGTGTGGATTTAGTGGGCGACTTTGAAACGGCAGGCCTAGGTCATCAGTTTTTAGTGGGTACCAACTGGTTAGGTTACAGCTACGATCGTTTGCAATACTCTTTGAAAAAAGAGCAAACTACAGTAGGCCAACCAACCGCTTCTCCTGAAATTGATGGTAGTAAAGATCCCCGTATCAGCGATTCATCGTACGATACATACGGTTTTTACGTACAAGATATGCTAACGATTAACGACAGCTGGCAAGTCTTGGCGGGTGTGCGTTATGACCAAAACATTACCCACGGTAAAGAGGGGGAGGCGGATTATAAAGAGGATGCGATTGTTCCTAAATTAGCGCTTATTTATCACCCTGCAAGTAATGGTTCTATCTACCTTACTTACTCTGAAAGTTTTGAACCTCAAGGTGAAATAAGTGATGCTAATGCGATTAATGATGGTCAAAAACTTGATCCATTAACGGGTAAGCTCTACGAATTAGGCAGCAAATGGGAGCTATTTGATAATCAGCTGTTTGTCTCTGGTGCACTGTTTGAAATTACTCAAGAAAACTCAGTAATTAATGTTGATCTTGGCAACGATATGTATGAAGCAACACAAGCTGGAGAACGTGTTCATCGCGGTGCTGAGCTGGCGTTGCAAGGCTACTTAACTGAAAACTTTTCAATGAGTGGTAGTGGTACTTACCTTGATGCTGAATACACCGTTGATGAAAACTATCAGGGTAATCGTCCTGCCGATGTACCTGAGTTTTCAGCGAGTATCTGGTCTCGCTATGAATTTGTTAATAATACTGATGTTAACTTAGGCGCAATTTATGTTGGCTCACGTTTTGGTGATAGTGCCAATACCTTCAAAAAAGATGCTTATACACGTTTTGACTTTGGTGTTGCTCATAACCTGAAATATGACCAAGATTTAGAGTTTGTATTCCGTTTAAATATTGAGAATATCTTTGATACTGGTTACTACGCAGGTGGTGGTTCAACGGGCGGAGATTATCAGCAAAATGGCGCACAAAATGTTGTGATAGGCGAAGGACGTAACTTTATGGCGACAGTACAGGTGCGTTACTAG
- a CDS encoding PepSY-associated TM helix domain-containing protein has translation MSNSITTSIKNKKVQLWARRLHIYISMALLLVVLFFAITGITLNRPHLFVSETPLREQHQIIVPSALFSSEKGTYSPDKTKLLHFLNGQSELSGTPSVMQIFTEIEAGALIEGEISLDYKGPGYNGTVFIDMLTGIAEIETTHYGLIAVLNDLHKGRNSGQVWAWFIDASALLMVIFVLTGVCLLVPKRKSFNTGLKWTAFGSLLALFIFIFAVP, from the coding sequence ATGTCTAATTCCATTACAACTTCGATTAAAAATAAAAAAGTGCAACTTTGGGCCCGTCGATTACATATTTATATATCGATGGCGTTGTTATTAGTTGTCCTTTTTTTTGCAATTACCGGTATTACATTAAACAGACCACATCTTTTTGTCAGTGAAACCCCCTTACGAGAACAACATCAGATTATCGTTCCGAGTGCTTTATTCAGCTCAGAAAAGGGGACTTATTCGCCAGATAAAACAAAATTGTTACATTTTTTAAATGGACAGAGTGAATTGTCGGGGACACCTTCTGTGATGCAGATATTTACTGAAATAGAAGCGGGAGCGTTAATTGAAGGGGAGATCTCTTTAGATTACAAAGGCCCTGGTTATAACGGTACTGTTTTTATCGATATGTTAACTGGGATTGCAGAGATTGAGACTACTCATTATGGGCTGATTGCTGTGCTCAATGACCTACACAAAGGCCGAAACAGTGGTCAAGTTTGGGCATGGTTTATCGATGCGAGTGCCCTGTTGATGGTGATATTTGTTTTAACGGGCGTGTGTTTATTAGTGCCTAAACGCAAGAGCTTTAACACCGGATTAAAATGGACTGCGTTTGGTTCATTGCTGGCTCTGTTCATTTTTATATTTGCCGTCCCTTAG
- a CDS encoding DUF2271 domain-containing protein, translating to MRNIKVFGTLCLGLIMTCSSWAVPLPENAKIEVQLTLPVIETTIYARPYVAVWVEDAQRKPVRTIQLWVGKDEWLKDLRSWWRKVGRNDRVLVDAVTSATRPEGQYRFYWDGLNDQGERIEQGEYTLYIEVVREHGGRNYLRQKLLLETENVSHRLNPTQETGPITIDYRVN from the coding sequence ATGAGAAATATAAAAGTGTTCGGCACTCTGTGCTTAGGGCTGATTATGACCTGCTCAAGTTGGGCGGTGCCGTTACCAGAAAATGCAAAAATTGAGGTTCAGTTAACGCTTCCCGTTATCGAAACGACTATTTATGCAAGGCCATACGTTGCTGTGTGGGTTGAAGATGCACAGCGAAAACCAGTGCGAACTATCCAGCTTTGGGTCGGTAAAGATGAATGGTTAAAGGATTTACGAAGCTGGTGGCGAAAAGTTGGACGTAACGACCGTGTGCTTGTCGATGCTGTCACATCTGCAACACGTCCGGAGGGGCAGTACCGTTTCTATTGGGATGGCTTGAACGACCAAGGGGAGCGGATAGAACAGGGAGAATACACCCTTTATATCGAAGTTGTACGTGAGCATGGCGGTCGTAATTATCTTCGCCAGAAGTTACTGCTCGAAACTGAAAACGTTAGCCATCGATTAAATCCAACACAAGAAACAGGGCCGATAACGATTGATTATCGTGTTAATTAA
- a CDS encoding DUF4198 domain-containing protein — MLNKTINKLLLTASLFGGLLCMTVANAHPRWVLPSHFTISKEGGDWLTFDVTASHGTFVFDKPAGSETANIIMPDGRNEWPDFVLRGKRRSVFDFFFAEQGTHKVEINNRVGYYTSYKAGRRDTPKRMRVNKVERAVALPEGSRDIITTMGYTRAETYITVGKPSEKAFELEGKYLELVPITHPADIVATEPVRLQFYFNGEAQAGVTAEITREGTLYRNHQEQIEVVSDAQGFVTFTPTIAGRYLLKANHKGDLVDNPLADRMSANVHFTFEAVLP; from the coding sequence ATGTTAAATAAAACAATAAATAAGCTACTACTGACCGCTTCACTATTTGGCGGGCTTCTTTGTATGACCGTCGCTAATGCACACCCGCGTTGGGTTTTACCCTCTCACTTTACAATTTCTAAAGAAGGGGGCGATTGGCTTACCTTTGACGTTACTGCTTCGCATGGCACCTTTGTGTTTGATAAACCTGCTGGAAGTGAAACTGCCAATATTATTATGCCTGATGGGCGTAATGAGTGGCCTGATTTTGTATTACGTGGCAAGCGTCGTTCTGTGTTTGATTTCTTTTTTGCCGAACAGGGAACACATAAAGTTGAGATTAATAATCGGGTTGGTTATTACACCAGTTATAAAGCAGGTCGCCGTGACACTCCCAAAAGAATGCGCGTGAATAAAGTTGAGCGTGCTGTCGCACTGCCAGAAGGATCACGCGATATTATCACTACCATGGGGTACACGCGCGCAGAGACTTATATCACCGTCGGAAAGCCAAGCGAGAAAGCGTTTGAACTTGAGGGGAAATATTTAGAACTGGTACCAATTACTCACCCTGCAGATATTGTTGCTACTGAGCCTGTACGCTTACAGTTTTATTTTAACGGTGAAGCGCAAGCGGGGGTGACCGCTGAAATAACGCGTGAAGGTACTTTGTATCGTAACCATCAAGAGCAGATAGAGGTGGTTAGCGATGCACAGGGTTTTGTTACCTTTACCCCAACGATTGCTGGGCGGTATTTATTAAAAGCAAATCATAAAGGGGACTTAGTGGATAACCCATTAGCCGATCGTATGAGCGCTAATGTTCATTTTACTTTTGAAGCGGTACTGCCTTAA
- a CDS encoding zinc ABC transporter substrate-binding protein: MFQAIFITVLLFFGNTVSYAQKLTIGITLQPYFSYVKAVVGDKAEVLELVDAGFNPHNYQPQAQDLQRLEKMDIIVINGIGHDDFAMKVIDAANRSDLIVINANKDVPLLPAMGQSVGSGAVNPHTFVGVSTTIQKVYSIANKMAKIDPDNAPQYRANARAYALKFRKMKHQAMLELGDIDTAGMNVATTHNAYGYILQEFGVEVEAVIEPAHGVEPSASQLQDTIEKIRDAGIDVLFYELDMPNRYVDTIEKETGVKLYRFSHMTHGPYRADKVEIEMRANLDTLVQAMTFVANKKESN; the protein is encoded by the coding sequence ATGTTTCAAGCAATTTTTATCACTGTGTTGTTATTCTTTGGCAACACAGTAAGTTATGCACAAAAGCTGACTATTGGCATTACGCTACAACCGTACTTTAGCTATGTTAAGGCTGTGGTCGGTGATAAGGCTGAGGTGTTGGAATTAGTTGATGCGGGTTTTAATCCACATAATTATCAGCCGCAAGCACAGGATCTTCAACGTTTAGAGAAAATGGACATCATCGTGATTAATGGGATTGGTCACGATGACTTTGCAATGAAGGTGATTGATGCCGCTAATCGAAGTGATTTAATCGTCATTAACGCAAACAAAGATGTACCTCTGTTACCCGCGATGGGGCAGTCAGTCGGGAGTGGCGCAGTTAATCCTCACACCTTTGTTGGTGTCTCAACGACGATTCAAAAAGTGTATAGCATTGCCAATAAAATGGCCAAAATAGACCCCGATAATGCACCGCAATATCGTGCCAATGCACGTGCTTATGCGCTTAAATTTCGGAAAATGAAACACCAAGCGATGCTTGAACTCGGTGATATTGATACAGCGGGAATGAACGTTGCGACCACACATAATGCTTATGGTTATATTTTACAAGAGTTTGGTGTTGAGGTGGAAGCTGTTATTGAGCCTGCTCACGGAGTCGAGCCGAGTGCCAGCCAACTGCAAGATACTATTGAAAAAATTCGTGATGCAGGTATTGATGTTTTGTTTTATGAATTAGACATGCCTAATCGTTACGTTGATACGATTGAAAAAGAAACAGGGGTAAAATTATACCGTTTTTCTCACATGACACATGGTCCATACCGTGCTGATAAAGTTGAAATAGAGATGCGTGCAAACCTTGACACCTTAGTACAAGCGATGACCTTTGTTGCTAATAAAAAAGAGAGCAACTAA
- a CDS encoding metal ABC transporter ATP-binding protein, giving the protein MGPSISLNAVSLSYEHNPVLTQISSTLEAGQCHVIMGPNGGGKTSLLRSILGLTPFKGQIAVNWLDDLIGKIGYVPQKATFEASLPLTVLDFILLNQSRFPLFFKSHKKHKQKALAQLQRVGMADRALLRMGQLSGGEQQRVLFAQALLDNPELLILDEPANGMDEQGVRYFEELISALVREQKTVIMVHHDISAVRRLQGKVHVVNRVLIESGDAREILKPHKIEQLFSHCNRHSVGVTETKNSGVA; this is encoded by the coding sequence ATGGGACCTTCCATTTCATTAAACGCGGTGTCACTGTCCTATGAGCATAACCCAGTACTCACACAAATATCATCAACCCTAGAAGCGGGGCAGTGCCATGTCATAATGGGGCCAAATGGCGGTGGTAAAACATCACTGTTACGTTCTATTTTAGGTTTAACTCCTTTTAAGGGACAGATAGCGGTTAACTGGTTAGATGATCTGATTGGCAAGATCGGCTATGTGCCACAAAAAGCAACCTTTGAAGCTAGTTTGCCATTGACCGTATTAGATTTTATTTTACTTAATCAAAGTCGCTTTCCACTGTTCTTCAAAAGTCATAAAAAACATAAACAGAAAGCACTAGCACAGCTACAACGAGTTGGCATGGCAGATCGGGCCTTATTGCGTATGGGGCAACTTTCAGGTGGCGAACAGCAACGTGTTTTATTTGCGCAGGCATTATTAGATAACCCCGAACTGTTGATTCTAGACGAGCCTGCCAATGGTATGGATGAGCAGGGAGTTCGCTATTTTGAAGAATTGATTAGCGCGTTAGTGAGAGAACAAAAAACGGTCATTATGGTACACCATGATATCAGTGCAGTACGCCGTTTGCAGGGGAAAGTACATGTTGTTAATCGCGTATTAATCGAAAGTGGCGATGCTCGTGAAATCTTAAAGCCACATAAAATAGAACAACTATTTAGCCACTGTAACCGCCATTCGGTAGGTGTTACAGAGACTAAAAATAGTGGGGTAGCATAA